A section of the Acanthochromis polyacanthus isolate Apoly-LR-REF ecotype Palm Island chromosome 13, KAUST_Apoly_ChrSc, whole genome shotgun sequence genome encodes:
- the fli1 gene encoding Friend leukemia integration 1 transcription factor isoform X2, with the protein MFQTVPDTSSYVKEALSVVSEDQSLFEPPYAAAAPLPKTDMTASGAQDYGQTHKINPLPPQQEWINQPVRVNVKREYEHMNGSRESPVDCSVGKCNKLVGGNDTSQMTYGNYMDEKNAPPPNMTTNERRVIVPADPSLWSQDHVRQWLEWAIKEYGLLEIDTAMFQNTDGKELCKMSKDDFLRLTTLYNADVLLSHLNYLRESSSSLSYNTPSHTDPSPRLAAKEDPSYDAVRRTGWSNNMHSGKGSPVVTQNVTKTTEQPRPQPDPYQILGPTSSRLANPGSGQIQLWQFLLELLSDSANAGCITWEGTNGEFKMTDPDEVARRWGERKSKPNMNYDKLSRALRYYYDKNIMTKVHGKRYAYKFDFHGIAQALQPHPTESSMYKYPSDLAYVPSYHAHQQKVNFVSPHPPSMPVTSSNFFGPTAQYWSSPTAGIYPNPNVPRHPNTHVPSHLGSYY; encoded by the exons ATGTTTCAAACTGTCCCTGACACGTCGTCTTACGTCAAG GAGGCGCTATCAGTGGTGAGTGAAGACCAGTCCCTATTTGAGCCTCCGTACGCTGCTGCTGCCCCTCTCCCCAAAACAGACATGACTGCATCTGGTGCACAGGACTACGGCCAGACCCACAAAATCAACCCCTTACCCCCACAGCAGGAGTGGATCAACCAGCCAGTGCGGGTCAATGTCAAGAGAGAATATGAGCACATGAACGGATCCAG ggAGTCTCCAGTGGACTGCAGTGTGGGTAAATGTAATAAGCTGGTGGGGGGTAATGACACATCTCAGATGACCTATGGAAACTACATGGATGAGAAGAACGCTCCTCCCCCCAACATGACCACCAATGAGCGGAGAGTCATCGTACCTGCGG ACCCGTCGCTGTGGTCCCAGGACCATGTGCGCCAGTGGCTAGAGTGGGCCATCAAGGAGTACGGCCTGTTAGAGATCGACACGGCGATGTTTCAAAACACAGACGGCAAAGAGCTCTGCAAGATGAGCAAGGACGACTTCCTCCGGCTCACCACCCTGTACAACGCAGACGTGCTTCTCTCTCATCTCAATTACCTCAGGGAAA GTAGTTCATCATTATCCTACAATACACCATCTCACACGGATCCATCCCCACGCCTGGCTGCCAAAGAGG ACCCTTCCTATGATGCTGTACGGCGGACAGGATGGTCTAACAACATGCACAGTGGCAAAG gatCACCAGTGGTTACTCAGAATGTGACCAagaccactgagcagcccagaCCTCAGCCAG ATCCATACCAGATTCTGGGTCCCACCAGTAGTCGTCTTGCCAACCCAG GTTCAGGTCAGATCCAGCTGTGGCAGTTCCTCCTGGAGCTCTTGTCTGACAGCGCCAACGCTGGCTGCATCACATGGGAGGGCACCAATGGTGAATTTAAGATGACAGATCCGGATGAAGTGGCGCGGCGCTGGGGCGAGCGGAAGAGCAAGCCCAACATGAACTATGACAAGCTGAGCCGCGCGCTGCGCTACTactatgacaaaaatatcatgacCAAGGTGCATGGCAAGCGCTACGCCTACAAGTTCGACTTCCATGGCATTGCTCAGGCACTGCAGCCGCACCCCACCGAGTCCTCTATGTATAAGTACCCCTCGGACCTAGCCTATGTGCCTTCCTACCACGCCCACCAGCAGAAGGTCAACTTTGTATCTCCGCACCCTCCATCCATGCCAGTCACCTCCTCCAATTTCTTTGGACCCACTGCTCAGTACTGGAGCTCGCCCACTGCAGGTATCTACCCCAACCCAAATGTTCCTCGCCATCCTAACACTCATGTGCCATCCCACTTGGGCAGTTACTATTAA
- the fli1 gene encoding Friend leukemia integration 1 transcription factor isoform X1 — MFQTVPDTSSYVKEALSVVSEDQSLFEPPYAAAAPLPKTDMTASGAQDYGQTHKINPLPPQQEWINQPVRVNVKREYEHMNGSSRESPVDCSVGKCNKLVGGNDTSQMTYGNYMDEKNAPPPNMTTNERRVIVPADPSLWSQDHVRQWLEWAIKEYGLLEIDTAMFQNTDGKELCKMSKDDFLRLTTLYNADVLLSHLNYLRESSSSLSYNTPSHTDPSPRLAAKEDPSYDAVRRTGWSNNMHSGKGSPVVTQNVTKTTEQPRPQPDPYQILGPTSSRLANPGSGQIQLWQFLLELLSDSANAGCITWEGTNGEFKMTDPDEVARRWGERKSKPNMNYDKLSRALRYYYDKNIMTKVHGKRYAYKFDFHGIAQALQPHPTESSMYKYPSDLAYVPSYHAHQQKVNFVSPHPPSMPVTSSNFFGPTAQYWSSPTAGIYPNPNVPRHPNTHVPSHLGSYY; from the exons ATGTTTCAAACTGTCCCTGACACGTCGTCTTACGTCAAG GAGGCGCTATCAGTGGTGAGTGAAGACCAGTCCCTATTTGAGCCTCCGTACGCTGCTGCTGCCCCTCTCCCCAAAACAGACATGACTGCATCTGGTGCACAGGACTACGGCCAGACCCACAAAATCAACCCCTTACCCCCACAGCAGGAGTGGATCAACCAGCCAGTGCGGGTCAATGTCAAGAGAGAATATGAGCACATGAACGGATCCAG cagggAGTCTCCAGTGGACTGCAGTGTGGGTAAATGTAATAAGCTGGTGGGGGGTAATGACACATCTCAGATGACCTATGGAAACTACATGGATGAGAAGAACGCTCCTCCCCCCAACATGACCACCAATGAGCGGAGAGTCATCGTACCTGCGG ACCCGTCGCTGTGGTCCCAGGACCATGTGCGCCAGTGGCTAGAGTGGGCCATCAAGGAGTACGGCCTGTTAGAGATCGACACGGCGATGTTTCAAAACACAGACGGCAAAGAGCTCTGCAAGATGAGCAAGGACGACTTCCTCCGGCTCACCACCCTGTACAACGCAGACGTGCTTCTCTCTCATCTCAATTACCTCAGGGAAA GTAGTTCATCATTATCCTACAATACACCATCTCACACGGATCCATCCCCACGCCTGGCTGCCAAAGAGG ACCCTTCCTATGATGCTGTACGGCGGACAGGATGGTCTAACAACATGCACAGTGGCAAAG gatCACCAGTGGTTACTCAGAATGTGACCAagaccactgagcagcccagaCCTCAGCCAG ATCCATACCAGATTCTGGGTCCCACCAGTAGTCGTCTTGCCAACCCAG GTTCAGGTCAGATCCAGCTGTGGCAGTTCCTCCTGGAGCTCTTGTCTGACAGCGCCAACGCTGGCTGCATCACATGGGAGGGCACCAATGGTGAATTTAAGATGACAGATCCGGATGAAGTGGCGCGGCGCTGGGGCGAGCGGAAGAGCAAGCCCAACATGAACTATGACAAGCTGAGCCGCGCGCTGCGCTACTactatgacaaaaatatcatgacCAAGGTGCATGGCAAGCGCTACGCCTACAAGTTCGACTTCCATGGCATTGCTCAGGCACTGCAGCCGCACCCCACCGAGTCCTCTATGTATAAGTACCCCTCGGACCTAGCCTATGTGCCTTCCTACCACGCCCACCAGCAGAAGGTCAACTTTGTATCTCCGCACCCTCCATCCATGCCAGTCACCTCCTCCAATTTCTTTGGACCCACTGCTCAGTACTGGAGCTCGCCCACTGCAGGTATCTACCCCAACCCAAATGTTCCTCGCCATCCTAACACTCATGTGCCATCCCACTTGGGCAGTTACTATTAA
- the fli1 gene encoding Friend leukemia integration 1 transcription factor isoform X4, whose protein sequence is MDGTIKEALSVVSEDQSLFEPPYAAAAPLPKTDMTASGAQDYGQTHKINPLPPQQEWINQPVRVNVKREYEHMNGSRESPVDCSVGKCNKLVGGNDTSQMTYGNYMDEKNAPPPNMTTNERRVIVPADPSLWSQDHVRQWLEWAIKEYGLLEIDTAMFQNTDGKELCKMSKDDFLRLTTLYNADVLLSHLNYLRESSSSLSYNTPSHTDPSPRLAAKEDPSYDAVRRTGWSNNMHSGKGSPVVTQNVTKTTEQPRPQPDPYQILGPTSSRLANPGSGQIQLWQFLLELLSDSANAGCITWEGTNGEFKMTDPDEVARRWGERKSKPNMNYDKLSRALRYYYDKNIMTKVHGKRYAYKFDFHGIAQALQPHPTESSMYKYPSDLAYVPSYHAHQQKVNFVSPHPPSMPVTSSNFFGPTAQYWSSPTAGIYPNPNVPRHPNTHVPSHLGSYY, encoded by the exons ATGGACGGAACTATTAAG GAGGCGCTATCAGTGGTGAGTGAAGACCAGTCCCTATTTGAGCCTCCGTACGCTGCTGCTGCCCCTCTCCCCAAAACAGACATGACTGCATCTGGTGCACAGGACTACGGCCAGACCCACAAAATCAACCCCTTACCCCCACAGCAGGAGTGGATCAACCAGCCAGTGCGGGTCAATGTCAAGAGAGAATATGAGCACATGAACGGATCCAG ggAGTCTCCAGTGGACTGCAGTGTGGGTAAATGTAATAAGCTGGTGGGGGGTAATGACACATCTCAGATGACCTATGGAAACTACATGGATGAGAAGAACGCTCCTCCCCCCAACATGACCACCAATGAGCGGAGAGTCATCGTACCTGCGG ACCCGTCGCTGTGGTCCCAGGACCATGTGCGCCAGTGGCTAGAGTGGGCCATCAAGGAGTACGGCCTGTTAGAGATCGACACGGCGATGTTTCAAAACACAGACGGCAAAGAGCTCTGCAAGATGAGCAAGGACGACTTCCTCCGGCTCACCACCCTGTACAACGCAGACGTGCTTCTCTCTCATCTCAATTACCTCAGGGAAA GTAGTTCATCATTATCCTACAATACACCATCTCACACGGATCCATCCCCACGCCTGGCTGCCAAAGAGG ACCCTTCCTATGATGCTGTACGGCGGACAGGATGGTCTAACAACATGCACAGTGGCAAAG gatCACCAGTGGTTACTCAGAATGTGACCAagaccactgagcagcccagaCCTCAGCCAG ATCCATACCAGATTCTGGGTCCCACCAGTAGTCGTCTTGCCAACCCAG GTTCAGGTCAGATCCAGCTGTGGCAGTTCCTCCTGGAGCTCTTGTCTGACAGCGCCAACGCTGGCTGCATCACATGGGAGGGCACCAATGGTGAATTTAAGATGACAGATCCGGATGAAGTGGCGCGGCGCTGGGGCGAGCGGAAGAGCAAGCCCAACATGAACTATGACAAGCTGAGCCGCGCGCTGCGCTACTactatgacaaaaatatcatgacCAAGGTGCATGGCAAGCGCTACGCCTACAAGTTCGACTTCCATGGCATTGCTCAGGCACTGCAGCCGCACCCCACCGAGTCCTCTATGTATAAGTACCCCTCGGACCTAGCCTATGTGCCTTCCTACCACGCCCACCAGCAGAAGGTCAACTTTGTATCTCCGCACCCTCCATCCATGCCAGTCACCTCCTCCAATTTCTTTGGACCCACTGCTCAGTACTGGAGCTCGCCCACTGCAGGTATCTACCCCAACCCAAATGTTCCTCGCCATCCTAACACTCATGTGCCATCCCACTTGGGCAGTTACTATTAA
- the fli1 gene encoding Friend leukemia integration 1 transcription factor isoform X5 has translation MTASGAQDYGQTHKINPLPPQQEWINQPVRVNVKREYEHMNGSSRESPVDCSVGKCNKLVGGNDTSQMTYGNYMDEKNAPPPNMTTNERRVIVPADPSLWSQDHVRQWLEWAIKEYGLLEIDTAMFQNTDGKELCKMSKDDFLRLTTLYNADVLLSHLNYLRESSSSLSYNTPSHTDPSPRLAAKEDPSYDAVRRTGWSNNMHSGKGSPVVTQNVTKTTEQPRPQPDPYQILGPTSSRLANPGSGQIQLWQFLLELLSDSANAGCITWEGTNGEFKMTDPDEVARRWGERKSKPNMNYDKLSRALRYYYDKNIMTKVHGKRYAYKFDFHGIAQALQPHPTESSMYKYPSDLAYVPSYHAHQQKVNFVSPHPPSMPVTSSNFFGPTAQYWSSPTAGIYPNPNVPRHPNTHVPSHLGSYY, from the exons ATGACTGCATCTGGTGCACAGGACTACGGCCAGACCCACAAAATCAACCCCTTACCCCCACAGCAGGAGTGGATCAACCAGCCAGTGCGGGTCAATGTCAAGAGAGAATATGAGCACATGAACGGATCCAG cagggAGTCTCCAGTGGACTGCAGTGTGGGTAAATGTAATAAGCTGGTGGGGGGTAATGACACATCTCAGATGACCTATGGAAACTACATGGATGAGAAGAACGCTCCTCCCCCCAACATGACCACCAATGAGCGGAGAGTCATCGTACCTGCGG ACCCGTCGCTGTGGTCCCAGGACCATGTGCGCCAGTGGCTAGAGTGGGCCATCAAGGAGTACGGCCTGTTAGAGATCGACACGGCGATGTTTCAAAACACAGACGGCAAAGAGCTCTGCAAGATGAGCAAGGACGACTTCCTCCGGCTCACCACCCTGTACAACGCAGACGTGCTTCTCTCTCATCTCAATTACCTCAGGGAAA GTAGTTCATCATTATCCTACAATACACCATCTCACACGGATCCATCCCCACGCCTGGCTGCCAAAGAGG ACCCTTCCTATGATGCTGTACGGCGGACAGGATGGTCTAACAACATGCACAGTGGCAAAG gatCACCAGTGGTTACTCAGAATGTGACCAagaccactgagcagcccagaCCTCAGCCAG ATCCATACCAGATTCTGGGTCCCACCAGTAGTCGTCTTGCCAACCCAG GTTCAGGTCAGATCCAGCTGTGGCAGTTCCTCCTGGAGCTCTTGTCTGACAGCGCCAACGCTGGCTGCATCACATGGGAGGGCACCAATGGTGAATTTAAGATGACAGATCCGGATGAAGTGGCGCGGCGCTGGGGCGAGCGGAAGAGCAAGCCCAACATGAACTATGACAAGCTGAGCCGCGCGCTGCGCTACTactatgacaaaaatatcatgacCAAGGTGCATGGCAAGCGCTACGCCTACAAGTTCGACTTCCATGGCATTGCTCAGGCACTGCAGCCGCACCCCACCGAGTCCTCTATGTATAAGTACCCCTCGGACCTAGCCTATGTGCCTTCCTACCACGCCCACCAGCAGAAGGTCAACTTTGTATCTCCGCACCCTCCATCCATGCCAGTCACCTCCTCCAATTTCTTTGGACCCACTGCTCAGTACTGGAGCTCGCCCACTGCAGGTATCTACCCCAACCCAAATGTTCCTCGCCATCCTAACACTCATGTGCCATCCCACTTGGGCAGTTACTATTAA
- the fli1 gene encoding Friend leukemia integration 1 transcription factor isoform X3 gives MDGTIKEALSVVSEDQSLFEPPYAAAAPLPKTDMTASGAQDYGQTHKINPLPPQQEWINQPVRVNVKREYEHMNGSSRESPVDCSVGKCNKLVGGNDTSQMTYGNYMDEKNAPPPNMTTNERRVIVPADPSLWSQDHVRQWLEWAIKEYGLLEIDTAMFQNTDGKELCKMSKDDFLRLTTLYNADVLLSHLNYLRESSSSLSYNTPSHTDPSPRLAAKEDPSYDAVRRTGWSNNMHSGKGSPVVTQNVTKTTEQPRPQPDPYQILGPTSSRLANPGSGQIQLWQFLLELLSDSANAGCITWEGTNGEFKMTDPDEVARRWGERKSKPNMNYDKLSRALRYYYDKNIMTKVHGKRYAYKFDFHGIAQALQPHPTESSMYKYPSDLAYVPSYHAHQQKVNFVSPHPPSMPVTSSNFFGPTAQYWSSPTAGIYPNPNVPRHPNTHVPSHLGSYY, from the exons ATGGACGGAACTATTAAG GAGGCGCTATCAGTGGTGAGTGAAGACCAGTCCCTATTTGAGCCTCCGTACGCTGCTGCTGCCCCTCTCCCCAAAACAGACATGACTGCATCTGGTGCACAGGACTACGGCCAGACCCACAAAATCAACCCCTTACCCCCACAGCAGGAGTGGATCAACCAGCCAGTGCGGGTCAATGTCAAGAGAGAATATGAGCACATGAACGGATCCAG cagggAGTCTCCAGTGGACTGCAGTGTGGGTAAATGTAATAAGCTGGTGGGGGGTAATGACACATCTCAGATGACCTATGGAAACTACATGGATGAGAAGAACGCTCCTCCCCCCAACATGACCACCAATGAGCGGAGAGTCATCGTACCTGCGG ACCCGTCGCTGTGGTCCCAGGACCATGTGCGCCAGTGGCTAGAGTGGGCCATCAAGGAGTACGGCCTGTTAGAGATCGACACGGCGATGTTTCAAAACACAGACGGCAAAGAGCTCTGCAAGATGAGCAAGGACGACTTCCTCCGGCTCACCACCCTGTACAACGCAGACGTGCTTCTCTCTCATCTCAATTACCTCAGGGAAA GTAGTTCATCATTATCCTACAATACACCATCTCACACGGATCCATCCCCACGCCTGGCTGCCAAAGAGG ACCCTTCCTATGATGCTGTACGGCGGACAGGATGGTCTAACAACATGCACAGTGGCAAAG gatCACCAGTGGTTACTCAGAATGTGACCAagaccactgagcagcccagaCCTCAGCCAG ATCCATACCAGATTCTGGGTCCCACCAGTAGTCGTCTTGCCAACCCAG GTTCAGGTCAGATCCAGCTGTGGCAGTTCCTCCTGGAGCTCTTGTCTGACAGCGCCAACGCTGGCTGCATCACATGGGAGGGCACCAATGGTGAATTTAAGATGACAGATCCGGATGAAGTGGCGCGGCGCTGGGGCGAGCGGAAGAGCAAGCCCAACATGAACTATGACAAGCTGAGCCGCGCGCTGCGCTACTactatgacaaaaatatcatgacCAAGGTGCATGGCAAGCGCTACGCCTACAAGTTCGACTTCCATGGCATTGCTCAGGCACTGCAGCCGCACCCCACCGAGTCCTCTATGTATAAGTACCCCTCGGACCTAGCCTATGTGCCTTCCTACCACGCCCACCAGCAGAAGGTCAACTTTGTATCTCCGCACCCTCCATCCATGCCAGTCACCTCCTCCAATTTCTTTGGACCCACTGCTCAGTACTGGAGCTCGCCCACTGCAGGTATCTACCCCAACCCAAATGTTCCTCGCCATCCTAACACTCATGTGCCATCCCACTTGGGCAGTTACTATTAA